In the Cellulomonas sp. C5510 genome, CTCGTCCGTGCCGGAGGGCTGGGTCGTCGACCACGCGCGCGGCGCCGAGATCCTCACCCTCCAGCCGGACCCCGAGGGCGCGACGTTCCCCGACGGGCAGCCGCGCCCGCCCGTGGTCGTGCCCGCCGAGCCGGACGAGGCGCTCATCGCCGAGGCCGTCGCCGCGGCGCGCGGCGCGGACTACGTCGTCGCCGTCGTGGGGGACCGCATCGAGCTCGTCGGCGAGGGGCGCTCCACCGCGACGCTCGAGCTGGTGGGCGGGCAGGTCGCCCTGCTCGACGCCCTCGCGGCGACCGGGACGCCGCTCGTCGTGGTGCTGCTGGCCTCCAAGCCGCTCGTGCTGCCGGAGTCGGCGCTCGGGGCGGACGCCCTGGTGTGGGCCGCGAACCCCGGCATGCAGGGCGGCCGGGCGCTCGCGGAGGTGCTGCTCGGGCTCGCCGAGCCGTCCGGGCGGCTGCCCGTGTCGTTCGCGCGGCACGTCGGGCAGCAGCCGACCTACTACAACCAGATCCGCGGCCAGCACGGCGACCGCTACGCCGACCTGACCCAGCGGCCCGCGTTCGCGTTCGGGGAGGGGCTCACGTACTCGACGGTCGAGTACGCCGACCTGGTGCTCGCGGCCACGGACCTGGGCACCGGCGACGTGGTGCGGGCCGAGGTCACCGTCCGCAACACCGGGACGCGGCCCGTGCGGGAGACCGTGCAGGCCTACGTGTCGGACCGTGTGACGTCGGTGTCCTGGGCGGACAAGGAGCTCAAGGCGTTCCGGCAGGTCGACGTCGCGCCCGGCGCGTCGGTGCGCGTGGTCCTGGAGGTGCCGGTCGCGGACTGCACGATCGTCGACGCCGCGGGCCGCCGCGTCGTCGAGCCCGGGGACTTCGACCTGCTGGTCGGCCCGAGCTCCCGCGACGCCTCACTCGTGCGCGCCCCGTTCACGATCCGCTGACCGACGCACGCCCCACCCCCGCCCGCCGAGTTCGGCACTCCGGGTGCGAGGTCGGCAGCTCCAGGTGCCGACCTCGCCTGGGACTGCCGAACTCGGCGGCGCGGGCGGGCGTGGGTGTGCGTGGGCGGGCGTGGGTGGGTCAGGCGGGGAGGGCCTGGGCGAGGTCGCGCCAGAGGTCCTCGACGTCCTCGATGCCGACCGAGAGGCGCAGCAGGTCCTCCGGGACCGTCGGCGACTCCGTCGCGAACCGGCGGCGGCGCTCGATGCTGGACTCCACGCCGCCGAGGCTCGTCGCCGGGACCCACAGCCGCAGCCGCTCGACCACCGCGTCGGCGGCGGCCGCCCCGCCCGCCGGGCGCAGCCCGATGATCGAGCCGTAGCCGGACATCTGGGCGGTCGCGCGGGCGTGGCCCGGGTCGCCCGGCAGGCCGGGGTGACGCACCTCGACGACGCCGGGGTGGGCGGCGAGGCGGTGCGCGAGGTCGAGCGCGGTGCGCTGCGAGCGCTCGACCCGCAGCGCGAGCGTCCGGACGCCGCGCAGCGCGAGGTACACCTCGAACGGGCCGGCGATCGCGCCGTGCACCGTGCGGTAGGTGTGCAGCCGCTCGCGCAGGGCGGCGTCGTCCGTGAGCACCGCGCCGAGCACCACGTCGCTGTGGCCCGCCAGGTACTTCGTCACGGAGTGCACCACGACGTCGGCCCCGTGCTCGAGAGGCCGCTGGACGAGGGGCGTCGCGAACGTGTTGTCGACCGCGACCAGCGCGCCGGCGGCGTGGCCGGCCGCGACCAGGGCGGGCAGGTCCGCGACCTCGAGCATCGGGTTCGTGGGGGACTCGACCCACAGGACCGACGTCGGCCGGCCGGTGGGGGAGGCGGACGGGTCGAGGGCCGCGACGACCGCCGCGGTGTCCGCGACGTCGACGTGGTCCACCTCGACGTCCGAGCGCTCCGCGAGGTCGCGCGCGTACCCGAGCGTCACCTGGTAGGCGTGCCGCGGGAGCACCAGGCGCCCGCCGTGCGGGACCAGCGAGAGCGCCGCGGCGATCGCCGCCATGCCGGAGCCGTACACGAGCGCCGGGTGGGCCGAGCCCTCCAGCGCGCCCAGCGTCTGCTCGAACGGTCCCCACGTCTCGGTGTCGCCCCGGGCGTACATCAGCTCGCCCGGCTGCGGCACGCCCTGGGACACGTACGTCGAGGACAGCACGACGGGCGGGTTCACCGGGGCGCCCTGGGCGCGCGGCGGGCGACCGGCGGTCACGGCGAGCGTCTCGCGCGCGAGGGCGGCGGGGTCGGGGTGCGTCACGCAGCGCAGGGTACGCCGCGCCCGCGTGCCGCCCTCGCGCGTCCCACGCTGCGGCTAGGCTCGCGGGCGATGTCCAGCACCGAGCAGTCCCCGTCCGCCCGTCCGCGCGTCCTCGTCCTGTTCGGCGGCCGGTCCAGCGAGCACGCGATCTCGTGCGCCACCGCGGGTGCCGTGCTGCGTGCGATCGACCGCGACCGGTACGACGTGCTGCCCATCGGCATCACCCCGCAGGGCCGCTGGGTGCGCGTCGCCGACGACCCGGACCGGTGGGCGATCGTCGACGGCCGGCTGCCGGAGGTCGAGGCGGTGCCGGAGCAGGTGCTGCTGCCGCAGGAGGCCGGCTCGCGCGAGCTCCAGGTCATCGAGCCGGGCGTGCCCGCTGCCGCCCTGGGCGCCGTCGACGTGGTGCTCCCGCTGCTGCACGGGCCGTTCGGCGAGGACGGCACGCTCCAGGGCATGCTCGAGCTCGCGGACGTGCGCTACGTCGGCGCCGGCGTCCTCGCGTCGGCGGTCGGCATGGACAAGCACTTCATGAAGGTCGTGCTCGCCGGGGCGGGACTCCCCGTGGGGCCGTACGTGACGCTGCGGGGCGACGACCTCGAGACCGACCGCGACGGCGTGCGCTCGCGTGTCGAGGCCCTCGGGCTGCCGCTGTTCGTCAAGCCGGCCCGCGCCGGGTCGAGCATCGGCATCAGCCGCGTGACCGACTTCGCGGACCTGCCCGCCGCCGTCGAGGAGGCGCGGCGGCACGACCCGAAGGTGGTCGTCGAGGCCGCGATCGTCGGCCGCGAGATCGAGTGCGCCGTGCTCGGCGGGCGCGGCGGGTCCCGCCCGCGGGCCTCGCTGCCGGGGGAGATCGTCGTGACCGACGGCACCCACGGGTTCTACGACTTCGAGGCGAAGTACCTCGACGAGTCCGCCGTCGAGCTGTCGTGCCCCGCCGACCTGCCCGCGGACGTCGTCGCCCGCGTCCAGGAGGTGGCGGTGCGCACGTTCGAGGCGGTGGACGGCGAGGGACTGGCCCGCGTCGACGTGTTCGTCACGCCCGACGGCGACGTCGTGGTGAACGAGATCAACACCATGCCGGGGTTCACGCCGTTCTCGATGTACCCGCGGATGTGGCAGCAGAGCGGGCTGTCGTACCCGGACCTGCTCGACGAGCTGCTGCGGCTGGCGCTCGAGCGCCCCACCGGGCTGCGCTGACCGTCAGACGCAGGAGCGGGTCGCCTCGACCTGCGCGATCGCCGGGCTGAGGGCGTCGAGGAACGACGTCGACCGCTCCGCCACCACCGCCGCCGGGACGTGCACCTCCACGGCGGGGTCCCGCCCGTAGGTGACGAAGGTCCAGTCGTTCGATCCCGGGGCCTCGGCGGGGCCCGTGGGCGCGACCGTGCCGTCCGCCGCCTCCGCCTCGGCGCGCACGAGCCAGTCGATGCCCGGACCGCTCGCGGTCTCCATCGTCACGCACTGCTCCGTGGTGGGGCCGGGCACCTCCACGCCGCAGCGCAGCGTCACCGGGTCGGCCGGGTCGCCCCACGCCGCCGTCGCCTGGCTGGTGGTGCGGACCTCGTCCAGGCCGTCCCCGAGGGAGTCGGGGAGCGTGAGCACCACCCGGGCGCAGTCGGGGTCGGTCGCGTGGGGGGCGACGGTGACGCCGACCTGGGGTGCGCACCCGGCGAGTGCGGCACCGGCGAGCGCGGTGACGACGGCGACCGTCCGGGGCCTCCGGCTCCGTGCGGGGGCGGTGCTCCCGGGACGCGGTCCGGCGGCGGGGGGCGCGGTGCGGTCGGTCACCCCGTCACGGTAACCCGGTGGACGGGCGCTACCGTGACGGGCGTGACCGACGCCGCAGCTCCCGACGCCGCTCCGACCCCGGACGGCGGCGACCGCGGCCCCGTCGTCGCGGACCTGTCCGAGGACGGCCTGCTCGCCCGCGTGCTCCCGCACCTGCCGGCCGGCGACCGCACCCTGCTGGGCCCGGGCGACGACGCCGCCGTGCTCGCGGCGCCCGACGGCCGGTTCGTCGTCTCCACGGACGTCCTGGTGGAGGACCGGCACTTCCGGCGCCGGTGGTCCAGCGGTGAGGACGTCGGCTGGCGGGCGGCGATGCAGAACCTGGCCGACGTCGCCGCGATGGGCGCGCGTCCCACGGCGCTCGTCGTCTCCCTGGTCGTACCGGGGGACCTGCCGGTGGCCTGGGTCGAAGGCCTCGCGCGCGGGCTCGGAGCCGCCTGCCGCACCGTGGGCGCGGGGGTCGTCGGCGGGGACCTGTCGGGCGGCGCCGTCGTGGTCGTCGCCGTCACGGTGCACGGCGATCTCGGCGGGCGGGACCCCGTGCTGCGTTCCGGCGCGCGCCCGGGCGACGTCCTGGCGCTCGCGGGCACGGTCGGCCGGTCCGCCGCGGGGCTCGCGCTGCTCGACGCCGGCCGGCCGGACGCCGACCCGGAGGTCGTCCGCGTCTACCGTCGCCCGGAGCCGCCGCTCGCGGCCGGGCCGGAGGCCGCCAGCTGCGGCGCCACCGCGATGCTCGACGTCTCGGACGGGTTGCTGCGCGACGCCGCCCGTCTCGCGACCGCCGCCGGCGTGGTGCTCGACCTGCACGACCCGCACCGGGCGCTGGCGGACGACGTCGCGGCGCTGCGGGCGGCGGCGGACGCGCTCGGTGCCGACCCGGTGGCGTGGGTGCTCGGGGGAGGTGAGGACCATGGTCTGCTCGCGGCGTTCCCGCCCGGCGCGGTGCCGCCCGGCTTCCGCGTGGTCGGCCGGGTGCGCGGGCCCGGCCCCGGGACGCCCGCCGGCGCGGTGCTCGTCGCGGGACGACCGCCGCACGCCGCGCCCGGTTGGGAGCACTTCCACCGCTGACGGCTCCGTGCTGCCGCCGGGGGACGCCGGGGCGCGGTGCCCGGGGAGCTCAGTGCCGGCGGTACCGGACCTGCAGCAGGTCGGCGCCCCCGACCTCCTCGGTGCGCTCGGTGCCGTCCGGCTGGAACCCGTGCCGCCGGTAGAAGTGCCGGGCGCGCTCGTTCTCGGCGAACACCCACAGGGTCACGGCGGTGCGCGGTGGGACGTCGGCGAGCGCGGTCCGCAGCAGCTCGCGGGCCGCGCCCGAGCCCCACAGGCCCGGCTCGAGGTAGATCGCGTAGACCTGCAGCGTGCCCCGCTCGGCGTCCTCGTCCAGCGAGGGGCCCAGCGAGATGAACCCGACGACCTCGTCGTCCACCGTCGCGACCCACGCACGGATGCGGCCGCCCGGCGCGAGGTCGCGCCGCCAGACCTCGGTGCGTCGCTCGACGTCGAGCGCCGCCAGGTAGTCGCCGGGCACGAGGCCGGCGTACGCGTGGCGCCACGTCTCGACGTGGACGCGGGCGATCCCGGTGGCGTCGGCGGGCTCCGCGGGACGGACCGTGTGCTCGCGACGCTGCTCGCTCATGCGCCCAGCGTGCCACACGGCCCGCGGGGTGGGGGCGGGGACGCGGGGCGGTCCGCCACCGGCCGTCCCCCGGGCAGCACGAAGGCCCGCGCGGATCGCTCCGCGCGGGCCTTCGTCGAGCCTGGTGCGCTCAGACGGCGCGCTGCACCTTCCCGGCCTTGAGGCACGAGGTGCAGACGTTCATCCGCTTGGGGGTGCCCGCCACCACGACGCGCACGCGCTGGATGTTCGGGTTCCAGCGGCGCTTGGTGCGCACGTGCGAGTGCGAGATGCTGTGCCCGAAGCTCGGGCCCTTGGCGCAGACGTCGCAGTTGGCAGCCACGGTCTTCTCCTGATCCGGTCATTGCACGCCGCTCGGGGGGTGCCCCGGGCGGCAAGTCCTGGTGGGTCGGCGGGCCCGCACCAGCGGTCCGAGGACCGGCCGGGGGGCGCACCCGTGCCCGGCAGAGGCCAGGCAACCGGACAAGACTAGCCCACGAGCGCGGTGAGCCTCAAAACGACGTCCGTCACACCGGCTGCCGGCGGGCGCCGCGCGACCCGGTCCCGCTCCTGCCGGTCCGGTGCCCGCCCGGCATCCCCGGGCACGAGGGGTGGGGTGTCGCCGCGGTGGGGCAGAGTAAGGGGGTGCGGGTCAGCGGGCCCGCGGCGACGACGGAAGGACTGCGCGCGGACGTGGCTGGGCGACCCGGGACCGGACGGCTGGACGACGGCCTCGTGCTGCGCGGCTGGCTCGACCGCGCGGTACCGGCTCTCGAGGCGGCGCGCGAGCGGATCGACGCCGTGAACGTCTTCCCGGTCCCGGACGGCGACACCGGCACCAACGTGCTGCTGACGGTGCGCGGCGCCGCCGAGGAGGTGGCCGCCCGGCCCGCCGCGGCCGGAGACGGGCCGCAGGTGCTGCAGGCGCTCGCCCGCGGGGCGCTGCTGTCGGCCCGCGGCAACTCCGGCGTCATCCTCAGCCGCTACCTGGGCGGGCTCGCCGGGGCGGCGCCGGGGTCGCTGGCGGAGGCGCTCCGGGTGGCGGCGGAGGCCGCGCGGGCGGCGGTGGCCGCGCCCGAGGACGGGACGGTGCTGACGGTGGCGGCGGGCGTCGCGAGCGCGACGCGCCACGCCGCGGCCGCCGGGGCGGACGACGCCTCGGCGCTCGCCGCCGGCGTCGCGGCCGGCCGGGAGGGCCTGGCACGGGTGAGCGCAACCCACCCGGTGCTGCGATCGGCGCGCGTCGTGGACGCCGGCGCGTGCGCGCTGCTGGTGCTGCTCGACGCCCTGGCGGCGGCGCTCGCGGGCCGGGACGGGGCGGTCGACGTCGGGTGGCTGACCGAGCACGCGCGTCCGGGCGGGGCCGCACGGGGCGGCGGCCCGGGCGACGCCGGCTCCGCCCCGCCGGGAGGCACCCCGCCCGAGGCGGGTGCCGGTGCGTCCGCCGGCCCGTCGGTCTACGAGGTGGTCGCGTTGCTCGGTGCCGCCGACGCTGCGACCGTGGCCGGCGCGTTGACGGGCGCGCTCGGATCCGTGGGGGACGCCGTCGCCGTGGTCCCCGGCGACGGGCTGGTGACGGCCCACGTCCACGCGCCCGTCCCGGCCGACGCGGCCGCCGTGCTCGCCGCGTCGGGCGCGGCGTGGACCGCCACGGTGCGCGCGCTGCTCGGCGGGGCCCGGCCGGTGGTGGCGTGCACGGCGTCGGCGACCGCCGCGGAGGCCCTCGCGGACACCGGCGCGGTCGTGGCGCTGCTGCCCGCCGGCACGTCGCCCGCCGCGGCCCGCGACGCCGTGCGCCGGGCGGCGGGCGACGCCGCGGCCGGCGGGGGCCCGGTGACCGTCCTGCCGGGGGGCCTGCTGGGGCCGGGGGACCTGGACCCCTCGTGGGTGGTCGTCGACGGCGCCGTGGACGACCACGCGGTGCTGGCCGCGCTCGGGACGCCCGGCGTGTCCCGTCCGGCGGTGGCGTGGGTGCCCGCTTCGGGGACGGCGGGGGCGCAGCCGACGGAGGCCGGCGCGTGACCGCCCCGCACGACGCGGTCGTGCGGCCGCTGCCCTACCTGGAGCAGGACCTCGGCCGGGTGGTGCCGGGCGTCGCGAAGAAGCTGGCGAAGCTCGACGTGCTGACCGTCGGCGACCTGCTGCGCCACTACCCGCGGCGCTACCACCGCTGGGGGCACCCGACCTCGATCGGCGAGCTGCGCGTCGGCGAGCACGTCACGGTCGACGCCGAGGTCGAGCAGGCCACGATGCGCACGATGCGGTCCCGCGGCGGGGTCATCCTCGAGGCCGTCGTGCGCAACGGGCGCGACCGGCTCCACCTGACCTGGTTCGCCAAGCACCAGGGCGCGCTGCGCCGGTTCGAGCAGGAGCTGCGGCCCGGCGCGCTCGGGCTGTTCTCGGGGACGGTCAAGGACTACCGCGGCCAGATGCAGCTCCTGCACCCCGAGTACGAGCTGCGGGAGACCGACGACGA is a window encoding:
- a CDS encoding PLP-dependent aspartate aminotransferase family protein; protein product: MTHPDPAALARETLAVTAGRPPRAQGAPVNPPVVLSSTYVSQGVPQPGELMYARGDTETWGPFEQTLGALEGSAHPALVYGSGMAAIAAALSLVPHGGRLVLPRHAYQVTLGYARDLAERSDVEVDHVDVADTAAVVAALDPSASPTGRPTSVLWVESPTNPMLEVADLPALVAAGHAAGALVAVDNTFATPLVQRPLEHGADVVVHSVTKYLAGHSDVVLGAVLTDDAALRERLHTYRTVHGAIAGPFEVYLALRGVRTLALRVERSQRTALDLAHRLAAHPGVVEVRHPGLPGDPGHARATAQMSGYGSIIGLRPAGGAAAADAVVERLRLWVPATSLGGVESSIERRRRFATESPTVPEDLLRLSVGIEDVEDLWRDLAQALPA
- a CDS encoding D-alanine--D-alanine ligase family protein, whose product is MSSTEQSPSARPRVLVLFGGRSSEHAISCATAGAVLRAIDRDRYDVLPIGITPQGRWVRVADDPDRWAIVDGRLPEVEAVPEQVLLPQEAGSRELQVIEPGVPAAALGAVDVVLPLLHGPFGEDGTLQGMLELADVRYVGAGVLASAVGMDKHFMKVVLAGAGLPVGPYVTLRGDDLETDRDGVRSRVEALGLPLFVKPARAGSSIGISRVTDFADLPAAVEEARRHDPKVVVEAAIVGREIECAVLGGRGGSRPRASLPGEIVVTDGTHGFYDFEAKYLDESAVELSCPADLPADVVARVQEVAVRTFEAVDGEGLARVDVFVTPDGDVVVNEINTMPGFTPFSMYPRMWQQSGLSYPDLLDELLRLALERPTGLR
- a CDS encoding DUF3515 family protein → MTDRTAPPAAGPRPGSTAPARSRRPRTVAVVTALAGAALAGCAPQVGVTVAPHATDPDCARVVLTLPDSLGDGLDEVRTTSQATAAWGDPADPVTLRCGVEVPGPTTEQCVTMETASGPGIDWLVRAEAEAADGTVAPTGPAEAPGSNDWTFVTYGRDPAVEVHVPAAVVAERSTSFLDALSPAIAQVEATRSCV
- a CDS encoding thiamine-phosphate kinase; translation: MTDAAAPDAAPTPDGGDRGPVVADLSEDGLLARVLPHLPAGDRTLLGPGDDAAVLAAPDGRFVVSTDVLVEDRHFRRRWSSGEDVGWRAAMQNLADVAAMGARPTALVVSLVVPGDLPVAWVEGLARGLGAACRTVGAGVVGGDLSGGAVVVVAVTVHGDLGGRDPVLRSGARPGDVLALAGTVGRSAAGLALLDAGRPDADPEVVRVYRRPEPPLAAGPEAASCGATAMLDVSDGLLRDAARLATAAGVVLDLHDPHRALADDVAALRAAADALGADPVAWVLGGGEDHGLLAAFPPGAVPPGFRVVGRVRGPGPGTPAGAVLVAGRPPHAAPGWEHFHR
- a CDS encoding GNAT family N-acetyltransferase gives rise to the protein MSEQRREHTVRPAEPADATGIARVHVETWRHAYAGLVPGDYLAALDVERRTEVWRRDLAPGGRIRAWVATVDDEVVGFISLGPSLDEDAERGTLQVYAIYLEPGLWGSGAARELLRTALADVPPRTAVTLWVFAENERARHFYRRHGFQPDGTERTEEVGGADLLQVRYRRH
- the rpmB gene encoding 50S ribosomal protein L28; amino-acid sequence: MAANCDVCAKGPSFGHSISHSHVRTKRRWNPNIQRVRVVVAGTPKRMNVCTSCLKAGKVQRAV
- a CDS encoding DAK2 domain-containing protein gives rise to the protein MAGRPGTGRLDDGLVLRGWLDRAVPALEAARERIDAVNVFPVPDGDTGTNVLLTVRGAAEEVAARPAAAGDGPQVLQALARGALLSARGNSGVILSRYLGGLAGAAPGSLAEALRVAAEAARAAVAAPEDGTVLTVAAGVASATRHAAAAGADDASALAAGVAAGREGLARVSATHPVLRSARVVDAGACALLVLLDALAAALAGRDGAVDVGWLTEHARPGGAARGGGPGDAGSAPPGGTPPEAGAGASAGPSVYEVVALLGAADAATVAGALTGALGSVGDAVAVVPGDGLVTAHVHAPVPADAAAVLAASGAAWTATVRALLGGARPVVACTASATAAEALADTGAVVALLPAGTSPAAARDAVRRAAGDAAAGGGPVTVLPGGLLGPGDLDPSWVVVDGAVDDHAVLAALGTPGVSRPAVAWVPASGTAGAQPTEAGA